The following are encoded in a window of Candidatus Eisenbacteria bacterium genomic DNA:
- a CDS encoding imidazolonepropionase, producing the protein MRERVDILLREIAALVTMDQGAVPRAGGEAQALGRIDDGAIAIRGDRIAGVGSTDEICRRYEATPDRVISLPGSTVLPGFIDPHTHVLFAGSRDHEFSMRLEGRSYMEIAAMGGGILSSVKAFRDASDDKILSQTRARLDQMLSHGVTTIEAKSGYGLDSRHEIRALKLLDILDEEHPIDILTTLLGAHDIPPDYRDRRESYVREIVDEMIPAAASQTRVRFCDVFCEKGVFTPQEARTILETGRRHGLTPRLHADEFAPSGASELAGEIRAVSADHLMEASDEGLAALKRAGTIAILLPATTFSMGSRRYAPAGKISSLGIPIALATDCNPGSSMTTNLPLVLTLAVLEMKMSVAEALTAVTVNAAHSLGLAGEVGRLAPGLLADLQVLPASNPAAIVYHLGGLAPSRVMKRGRWVIEGTRLASAGKTRNT; encoded by the coding sequence ATGAGAGAGCGGGTCGACATCCTCCTGCGGGAGATCGCGGCGCTGGTCACGATGGACCAGGGGGCTGTCCCGCGCGCCGGTGGGGAGGCGCAGGCGCTGGGACGGATCGATGACGGCGCGATCGCCATCCGGGGCGATCGAATCGCTGGAGTCGGATCGACCGATGAGATCTGCCGGCGGTATGAGGCTACTCCCGATCGCGTGATCAGCCTTCCCGGATCGACCGTCCTGCCGGGCTTCATCGATCCTCACACGCACGTCCTCTTCGCGGGGAGCCGCGACCATGAGTTCTCGATGCGCCTGGAGGGGCGAAGCTACATGGAGATTGCCGCCATGGGGGGCGGCATTCTCTCGAGCGTCAAGGCCTTCAGGGACGCGTCGGACGACAAGATCCTCTCGCAGACGCGCGCGCGCCTCGACCAGATGCTTTCCCATGGCGTGACAACGATCGAGGCGAAGTCGGGCTACGGGCTCGACAGTCGCCACGAGATCCGCGCCCTGAAGCTCCTCGACATCCTGGACGAGGAGCACCCGATCGACATCCTGACCACGCTCCTCGGAGCGCACGACATCCCGCCGGACTACCGGGATCGGCGGGAGAGCTATGTCCGAGAGATCGTGGATGAGATGATCCCCGCCGCGGCGAGCCAGACCCGTGTTCGGTTCTGCGATGTCTTCTGCGAGAAGGGGGTCTTCACTCCGCAGGAGGCGCGGACGATCCTGGAGACGGGCCGCCGCCACGGGCTCACGCCGCGCCTGCACGCCGACGAGTTCGCTCCCAGCGGGGCCTCGGAGCTCGCGGGGGAGATCCGCGCCGTCTCCGCCGACCACCTGATGGAGGCGAGCGATGAGGGTCTCGCCGCCCTCAAGCGCGCGGGAACGATCGCGATTCTCCTGCCCGCGACCACATTCTCGATGGGAAGCCGGCGCTACGCCCCCGCCGGAAAGATCTCGTCGCTGGGGATCCCGATCGCTCTGGCGACCGACTGCAACCCCGGCAGCTCGATGACGACGAACCTGCCGCTGGTCCTGACGCTCGCGGTCCTGGAGATGAAGATGTCGGTCGCCGAGGCGTTGACCGCCGTGACCGTCAACGCCGCCCACTCCCTGGGCCTCGCGGGAGAGGTCGGGCGTCTCGCCCCTGGCCTCCTGGCCGATCTTCAGGTCCTGCCCGCCTCGAATCCGGCCGCGATCGTCTATCACCTCGGCGGCTTGGCTCCATCTCGCGTGATGAAGCGTGGTCGCTGGGTCATCGAAGGGACCCGCCTCGCCTCCGCCGGAAAGACCCGGAACACCTGA